One Dictyoglomus sp. NZ13-RE01 genomic window carries:
- a CDS encoding cobalt transporter: MSNNIFWAMILNVIIALAQIIAGIFSGSLALISDALHNINDFFSLFISYIANKIASNKKSDIKHSYGFKRVEIISAFINGIMLLGVFFYLLFEAYKRLRTPHEVLGVPTLIVAIIGLIGNILGAMLLHEESHENLNIKSAFLHLVSDSLSSVGVILSSILILWKNLYIADTIISIVIAIFVLFGSYELLKESIHILLEGVPYNLDIEDVKRKILEIEGVKDVHHIHLWQIGSKEILLSAHVVVKDQELSKAEKIYGRINSILRENLGIIHSTIQLETSEDKDCNCEF, encoded by the coding sequence ATGAGTAACAATATATTTTGGGCTATGATATTAAATGTCATAATTGCATTAGCTCAAATAATAGCAGGAATTTTTTCTGGAAGCCTTGCTTTGATAAGTGATGCTCTACATAACATAAATGATTTTTTCTCTCTTTTTATAAGTTATATCGCAAATAAAATTGCATCTAATAAGAAAAGTGATATAAAGCACTCATATGGCTTCAAAAGAGTAGAAATTATATCCGCTTTTATTAACGGAATCATGCTTTTGGGAGTATTCTTTTATCTACTCTTTGAAGCTTATAAAAGATTAAGAACCCCCCATGAGGTATTAGGGGTTCCCACTTTGATTGTTGCTATAATTGGATTAATTGGCAATATATTAGGTGCAATGTTATTGCACGAGGAGAGTCACGAGAACCTTAATATTAAAAGTGCTTTTTTGCATTTAGTTTCTGATAGTTTGTCTTCTGTAGGTGTAATTTTATCCTCAATTCTTATTCTATGGAAAAATCTTTATATAGCAGATACAATCATATCCATAGTTATTGCAATTTTTGTCTTATTTGGAAGCTATGAATTATTAAAGGAGTCTATCCATATTCTCTTAGAGGGCGTACCATATAATTTAGACATAGAGGATGTAAAAAGGAAAATATTAGAAATTGAGGGAGTTAAAGATGTTCATCACATTCATCTTTGGCAAATTGGAAGTAAAGAAATATTACTATCCGCTCATGTAGTCGTAAAAGATCAGGAATTATCAAAGGCAGAAAAGATATATGGTCGTATAAATAGCATTTTAAGAGAAAATTTAGGAATAATTCATTCTACTATACAGTTAGAAACCAGCGAGGATAAGGACTGTAATTGTGAGTTTTGA
- the rsfS gene encoding ribosome silencing factor → MGGDGLDSKEKAFLVARLIISKKGDDVVILDVTNISGITDFFVICTGSSPTQRKAIQRVIEEEMDKLGFKPRGIEGKEGSGWLLLDYNDFIVHIFSPKARDFYKIEELYQKAPQYREF, encoded by the coding sequence ATAGGAGGTGATGGTTTGGATAGTAAAGAGAAGGCTTTTTTAGTGGCTCGTTTGATTATAAGCAAGAAGGGTGATGATGTAGTTATTTTAGACGTAACAAATATTTCTGGGATAACAGATTTTTTTGTGATTTGCACAGGATCATCTCCTACACAAAGAAAAGCTATTCAAAGAGTTATAGAGGAAGAAATGGACAAATTAGGTTTTAAACCAAGAGGAATTGAGGGAAAGGAAGGTAGTGGTTGGCTATTATTGGACTATAATGACTTTATAGTCCATATTTTTTCACCAAAGGCAAGGGATTTTTATAAGATTGAGGAATTATATCAAAAGGCCCCTCAATATAGAGAGTTTTAA
- a CDS encoding octanoyltransferase, whose amino-acid sequence MLKILDLPCVKYKKAWDLQLYLHSLRKEDKIPDVLILLEHHPVITLGRFGKEENLLKSIEELNRLGIDFYRIERGGDITYHGPGQLVGYFSFKINKVKEFIYKIERSIQELLRKYGINSEIIKEYPGVWVGNRKICAIGLAVKNHVSLHGFALNVNNDLQPFSYIIPCGLKDKEVTSMLKELKIPLHLYEVKRDFINVFTTIFGFEEFQVIKISEEMIDQNPDKLLEVLLSP is encoded by the coding sequence ATGCTAAAGATATTAGATTTACCTTGTGTAAAATATAAAAAGGCTTGGGATCTCCAATTATATTTACATTCTTTAAGAAAGGAAGATAAAATACCTGATGTCCTAATTCTTTTGGAGCATCATCCTGTTATAACCTTGGGAAGATTTGGAAAGGAAGAAAACCTACTAAAGTCTATTGAAGAACTAAATAGGTTAGGTATTGATTTTTATAGGATTGAAAGAGGTGGAGATATTACCTACCATGGTCCTGGACAGTTGGTCGGTTATTTTAGTTTTAAAATAAATAAGGTGAAAGAATTTATATATAAAATTGAGAGATCAATTCAAGAACTTTTAAGAAAATATGGTATAAATTCAGAAATTATAAAGGAATATCCGGGAGTTTGGGTGGGAAATAGGAAAATATGTGCAATAGGATTAGCAGTGAAAAATCATGTGTCGTTACATGGATTTGCCTTGAATGTTAATAATGATCTTCAACCATTTTCTTATATAATTCCTTGTGGATTAAAGGATAAAGAGGTCACTTCTATGCTAAAGGAATTAAAAATCCCTCTTCACCTTTATGAGGTAAAGAGGGATTTTATAAATGTCTTTACAACAATATTTGGTTTTGAGGAATTTCAAGTTATAAAGATTTCCGAGGAAATGATTGACCAAAACCCCGATAAGCTCTTGGAGGTCCTATTATCTCCATGA
- a CDS encoding RNA-binding protein, which produces MSKTLYVGNLPWSTTEEELKNIFSNYGNVISARIISDKNTGRSRGFGFVEVEDNSAEKMISALNGSEVKGRKIVVNEAKPRAEKPRERRPRS; this is translated from the coding sequence ATGAGCAAGACTTTGTATGTTGGAAACCTTCCTTGGTCTACCACCGAGGAGGAACTAAAAAATATATTTTCTAATTATGGTAATGTAATATCTGCAAGAATTATCTCTGATAAGAATACAGGAAGATCTCGGGGCTTTGGCTTTGTAGAGGTAGAAGATAATTCTGCAGAAAAAATGATCTCTGCTTTAAATGGTTCTGAAGTTAAAGGGAGAAAGATTGTAGTAAACGAGGCAAAGCCAAGAGCTGAAAAACCAAGGGAGAGAAGACCTCGTTCATAA
- a CDS encoding transcriptional regulator — MRKLKIFLIGVGILLILLVIVGIGGYYYIQNSYNYKPSKSFPSLDPIEITDLVLGKQDRINILFFGVDERSYDIGRSDTIIFISLNLKDKHVDLLSIPRDSRVIIPGRGYDKINHAYHYGGVDLAVKTVEEFLGVPINYYAKMNFQQFEKLIDAIGGVEIEVEKPMYYTDRTDKFYVRLTPGKHHLNGKEALGYVRFRHDPLGDLGRIERQQKFLKALYNQLKSKITLTDLPKYINLVGSTIETNMSFYEALYLASRFWGIEEENIKMYTMPGVSENINGISYVIPDLKAIEDLKKSIFEEKNEKS; from the coding sequence TTGCGAAAGTTAAAAATATTCTTAATAGGAGTTGGAATACTACTAATATTATTAGTTATTGTAGGTATTGGTGGTTACTATTATATTCAAAATAGTTACAATTATAAACCAAGTAAATCTTTTCCATCTTTAGATCCTATTGAGATTACAGATCTTGTTTTAGGTAAGCAGGATCGTATTAATATTCTGTTCTTCGGAGTAGACGAGAGAAGTTATGATATTGGAAGGTCTGATACGATTATTTTTATATCTTTAAATCTAAAGGATAAACATGTAGATCTTTTATCAATACCAAGGGATTCGAGGGTTATAATCCCTGGGAGAGGATATGATAAGATCAATCATGCTTATCATTATGGTGGGGTGGATTTAGCAGTAAAAACAGTAGAGGAATTTTTGGGAGTTCCAATAAACTATTATGCAAAGATGAATTTTCAACAGTTTGAGAAACTAATTGATGCTATTGGTGGTGTTGAAATTGAGGTTGAGAAGCCCATGTACTATACAGATAGAACTGATAAATTTTATGTGAGATTGACGCCTGGAAAACATCACTTAAATGGGAAAGAAGCTTTAGGATATGTTAGATTTAGGCATGATCCTTTAGGCGATTTGGGAAGAATAGAAAGACAACAAAAATTTTTAAAAGCTCTTTATAACCAGTTGAAATCTAAGATAACCTTAACAGATCTTCCTAAATATATAAATTTGGTGGGCTCAACCATAGAAACAAATATGTCTTTTTATGAGGCTTTATATTTGGCTTCAAGATTTTGGGGGATTGAAGAGGAAAATATAAAAATGTATACGATGCCAGGAGTGTCAGAAAATATTAATGGAATAAGTTATGTTATACCTGACTTGAAGGCTATAGAGGATTTGAAAAAGTCAATTTTTGAAGAGAAAAATGAAAAATCATAG
- a CDS encoding TrpB-like pyridoxal phosphate-dependent enzyme, translated as MMRRKFNLEEEKIPKEWYNILADLPFPIPPVLHPATGKPAKPEDLSPIFPMSLIQQEVSQERYIPIPNEVLEIYKLWRPTPLYRALNLEKYLDTPAHIYYKYEGVSPPGSHKPNTAVAQAYFNKIEGIKRLTTETGAGQWGSALAMACNFFKLECKVYMVKVSYYQKPYRRSLMETWGAKVVPSPSKDTEAGRKILEQDPESPGSLGIAISEAVEDAVKRDDTKYSLGSVLNHVLLHQTIIGEEALLQMEMANEFPDVVIGCVGGGSNFAGLSFPFLREKFKGKKIRFIAVEPESCPSLTKGIYAYDFGDTAKQTPLLKMYTLGHNFVPPGIHAGGLRYHGMAPIVSALYHHGYIEARAYPQLSIFEAGVIFARTEGIIPAPESAHAIKAVIDEALDAKEKGERRVILFNLSGHGFFDLSAYDQYFAGKLENYSYPKEKVESALKDLPRI; from the coding sequence GTGATGAGAAGAAAGTTTAATCTGGAGGAAGAAAAGATTCCTAAAGAATGGTACAACATTCTTGCGGACCTTCCTTTCCCAATACCTCCTGTATTACATCCTGCTACTGGGAAACCAGCAAAACCAGAAGACTTATCTCCTATCTTTCCCATGTCCCTCATTCAGCAGGAAGTAAGTCAGGAAAGATATATCCCCATTCCCAATGAGGTCTTAGAAATTTACAAATTATGGAGACCAACGCCACTTTATAGAGCATTAAACTTGGAAAAATATTTGGATACTCCTGCTCATATTTACTATAAATATGAAGGAGTAAGCCCTCCAGGAAGCCATAAACCAAACACTGCAGTTGCCCAAGCTTATTTTAATAAGATAGAAGGGATAAAGAGGCTAACTACAGAAACAGGAGCTGGACAATGGGGTTCCGCTTTAGCCATGGCATGTAATTTCTTCAAACTTGAGTGTAAGGTTTATATGGTTAAAGTTAGCTACTATCAAAAACCATATAGAAGATCATTGATGGAAACCTGGGGAGCAAAAGTTGTGCCAAGTCCAAGTAAAGATACAGAAGCAGGAAGAAAAATTTTAGAGCAAGATCCAGAATCACCAGGGTCCTTGGGAATCGCCATAAGTGAGGCTGTAGAAGATGCAGTAAAGAGAGATGATACAAAATATTCCTTGGGAAGTGTTCTAAATCATGTCTTACTTCATCAAACCATAATAGGAGAAGAAGCCCTATTACAAATGGAGATGGCCAATGAGTTTCCAGATGTAGTAATTGGATGTGTAGGAGGAGGTAGCAATTTTGCAGGGTTATCCTTTCCATTCTTAAGAGAAAAATTCAAAGGTAAAAAGATAAGGTTTATTGCGGTAGAGCCAGAATCTTGTCCAAGTCTTACAAAGGGAATTTATGCTTATGACTTTGGAGATACAGCTAAACAAACTCCCCTTTTAAAGATGTATACTTTAGGACATAATTTTGTACCACCTGGAATACACGCAGGAGGACTGAGATATCATGGAATGGCTCCAATAGTAAGTGCTTTATACCATCATGGATATATTGAAGCAAGAGCTTATCCTCAACTTTCAATTTTTGAAGCAGGAGTAATTTTTGCAAGAACAGAAGGTATAATCCCTGCCCCAGAGTCTGCTCATGCAATAAAGGCAGTAATAGATGAAGCCTTAGATGCAAAAGAAAAAGGAGAAAGGAGAGTTATATTATTCAACCTAAGCGGACATGGATTCTTTGATCTCTCTGCCTATGATCAATATTTTGCTGGAAAGTTGGAGAACTATTCTTATCCAAAAGAAAAAGTAGAATCAGCCTTAAAAGATCTTCCAAGAATATAA
- a CDS encoding AAA family ATPase has translation MLDIPIDWERTKESIFNKKGLVVVLGVPNVGKSSFIYYLSKEALKCNIKVAIINSDLGQSELGIPTTVSLSIPEREFYNFDELPINDWYFVGAISPVGHLLPLIVGVKKLVERAKLFNCELILVNTCGLILGKLGNVLKYYKLSLLEPDHIVLIRKDRELESFIKILHRLTKNFYVISQSRMARERSWEERKSFRQKKFRNYFAHAEFLELPTFLLHSIGKFIDRTKKQIYENRLVALLDEKENLLGLGIIKDINFEQNSIIVFTPFKVREKIRRIELGDLYLSLEGEELRRSAPHL, from the coding sequence ATGTTAGATATACCCATAGATTGGGAGAGAACAAAAGAGTCTATATTTAATAAAAAGGGTCTAGTGGTAGTATTAGGGGTTCCAAATGTTGGTAAAAGTTCTTTTATTTATTATCTTTCAAAAGAAGCTTTAAAGTGTAATATAAAGGTTGCTATTATAAATAGCGATTTGGGTCAGAGCGAGTTAGGTATTCCAACCACTGTTAGTCTTAGCATTCCAGAAAGAGAATTTTATAATTTTGATGAACTTCCCATTAACGATTGGTATTTTGTTGGGGCAATTTCACCAGTAGGGCATCTTTTGCCTCTCATAGTTGGAGTTAAGAAGTTGGTAGAGAGGGCAAAACTTTTTAATTGTGAGCTTATATTAGTTAATACTTGTGGATTAATATTAGGTAAATTGGGAAATGTTTTAAAATACTATAAATTAAGTCTATTAGAGCCTGATCATATAGTTCTAATTAGAAAAGATAGGGAATTAGAAAGTTTCATCAAAATTCTTCATAGATTAACTAAAAATTTTTATGTGATATCTCAAAGTAGAATGGCAAGAGAAAGATCTTGGGAGGAAAGAAAAAGTTTCAGGCAAAAAAAGTTTCGAAATTATTTTGCTCATGCAGAATTTTTAGAATTACCTACTTTTTTATTACATTCTATAGGTAAATTCATAGATAGGACAAAAAAACAAATCTATGAAAATAGATTAGTAGCTCTTTTAGATGAAAAAGAAAATCTGTTAGGTTTAGGTATCATTAAGGATATAAACTTTGAGCAAAATTCCATTATAGTTTTTACTCCATTTAAAGTAAGGGAGAAGATAAGAAGAATTGAGCTTGGAGATTTGTATCTTTCCTTGGAAGGTGAGGAGCTTAGAAGAAGTGCTCCTCACCTATAA